A genomic segment from Paramixta manurensis encodes:
- a CDS encoding peptidase domain-containing ABC transporter, producing the protein MDFLKALNFGFRRRLPVIQQSQAAECGLACVAMILNYYKYNIDMVSLRSRFSTSLKGATLADIMLVAGRLGLGGRALRLEVDELVKLRKPCILHWNLNHFVVLKSVSKKGITIHDPARGVCDVPFSEVSRCFSGVALELMPSATFKPAEEKQSISMMRLIGSVNGIGAAIGQVLILSIALELFGILSPFYMQWVMDQVLVSADRDLLTLLSVGFIFVIILQNAISALRSWVTTWFSSLLSVQWTANVCSHLLGLPLSFFESRHIGDIISRFGSIGTIQSTLTSRFISTVLDGIMATVTLVILFTYSSLLSSVVLLQFVLYGVIRWASYRPFRRANEDQIVTAARAESILLESVRGAKALKLNNKQDIRVGTYANALVATTNKSIVVQRLSISFSTLHGVIAGVGRIALVWLAATQVLDGNFSAGMLIAFMSFSDQFISRASGLIDAMIDFRMLRLHGERLADIVLTEQEKDGRHGAEVALKKRTLTTPPKLTIENLSFRYAETEPLVLNNCSFEIQPGESVAIIGPSGQGKTTLAKLLLGLLLPENGCIMIDDTDIQKVGLYQYRESIGCVMQDDILFAGSISDNISFFDSEPDQERVEQAAKIAQIHEEILKMPMGYQSLVGDMGSSLSGGQNQRVLLARALYREPVILVLDEASSHLDVEKELLINNAVKAMQITRVIIAHRPETIRSADRVIMLNDGVVQEIAPVQLSSL; encoded by the coding sequence ATGGATTTTCTTAAAGCATTAAATTTTGGTTTTCGTCGACGCTTGCCAGTGATACAGCAATCACAGGCTGCGGAATGTGGTTTAGCCTGCGTAGCAATGATCCTTAATTATTATAAATATAATATTGATATGGTGAGTTTACGTAGCCGTTTCTCTACCTCACTAAAAGGCGCCACACTGGCTGATATTATGCTGGTAGCCGGACGATTAGGTCTGGGAGGCCGTGCGTTAAGGCTGGAGGTGGATGAGCTAGTCAAACTCCGCAAGCCCTGCATCCTGCACTGGAATTTAAACCATTTCGTCGTGCTAAAAAGTGTTTCAAAGAAGGGAATTACCATCCACGATCCCGCACGCGGCGTGTGTGACGTTCCCTTTAGTGAAGTGTCTCGCTGTTTCTCCGGCGTCGCGTTGGAATTAATGCCCTCTGCGACGTTTAAACCGGCAGAGGAGAAACAGTCCATTTCAATGATGCGCTTGATTGGCAGCGTTAACGGTATCGGCGCAGCCATCGGCCAGGTTCTGATTTTATCCATTGCCTTAGAGTTATTCGGGATACTTTCCCCTTTTTATATGCAGTGGGTAATGGACCAGGTATTGGTTTCCGCCGATCGCGATTTGCTGACATTGCTTAGCGTCGGATTCATTTTTGTGATTATCTTGCAAAACGCTATTTCCGCGCTGCGCTCCTGGGTAACCACCTGGTTTTCCAGCCTGCTAAGCGTACAGTGGACGGCAAATGTCTGTTCGCACTTACTTGGCTTACCCTTATCTTTTTTCGAATCACGGCATATTGGCGATATTATTTCCCGCTTTGGTTCGATTGGTACCATCCAAAGCACGCTGACCAGCCGGTTTATTAGTACTGTGCTGGATGGCATTATGGCGACCGTTACGTTGGTAATATTGTTTACCTACAGTAGTTTGCTGAGTAGTGTGGTATTACTTCAGTTTGTTCTCTATGGCGTCATTCGCTGGGCCTCTTATCGTCCTTTCCGTCGAGCTAATGAAGATCAAATTGTGACCGCCGCCCGCGCCGAGTCTATTTTGTTAGAATCTGTACGCGGCGCCAAGGCGCTAAAATTAAACAATAAACAGGATATTCGCGTGGGTACGTATGCCAACGCGTTAGTGGCAACTACCAATAAAAGTATTGTGGTGCAGCGCCTGTCGATTAGCTTTAGTACCTTACACGGCGTTATTGCGGGGGTTGGCCGCATTGCGTTAGTGTGGTTAGCGGCAACGCAAGTGCTGGATGGCAATTTCTCCGCCGGTATGTTGATTGCTTTTATGTCCTTCTCCGATCAGTTTATTTCCCGCGCATCCGGCCTCATTGATGCGATGATTGATTTTCGTATGTTGAGGCTGCATGGCGAGCGTCTGGCCGATATCGTCTTAACCGAGCAGGAAAAAGATGGGCGTCATGGCGCTGAAGTGGCGCTCAAAAAACGGACTTTGACCACGCCGCCGAAATTAACCATAGAAAATCTTTCATTCCGTTATGCTGAAACTGAACCATTGGTTTTAAATAACTGCTCTTTCGAAATTCAACCCGGTGAATCGGTTGCCATTATTGGGCCTTCCGGGCAAGGAAAAACCACGCTGGCAAAACTATTACTAGGCCTTTTATTGCCAGAGAATGGATGCATTATGATTGACGATACTGATATACAAAAAGTAGGATTGTATCAATATCGCGAATCAATCGGCTGTGTGATGCAAGATGATATTCTGTTTGCTGGCTCTATTTCCGATAATATTAGCTTCTTTGATTCGGAGCCCGATCAAGAAAGGGTTGAACAAGCTGCAAAAATAGCGCAAATACATGAAGAAATATTGAAAATGCCAATGGGTTATCAAAGTTTGGTTGGTGACATGGGTTCGTCGCTATCCGGAGGGCAGAATCAGCGCGTATTATTGGCCAGAGCGCTATATCGTGAACCCGTGATATTAGTACTTGATGAAGCATCCAGTCATCTTGATGTCGAAAAAGAGCTATTAATTAATAATGCTGTTAAAGCGATGCAGATTACACGCGTTATTATCGCTCATCGCCCTGAAACGATTCGTAGCGCTGACCGTGTCATTATGTTGAATGACGGAGTAGTGCAAGAGATTGCCCCAGTACAGTTAAGTAGTTTGTAG
- a CDS encoding HlyD family secretion protein — translation MTDSLFRQEALDAQKNKMMGSVSLYCPPWRWLVISLVAIMTMVVVSFLVFGSYTKRETANGQLLPSQGVYNVSAPVTGTVTKMLVKEGSQVTRGMPLLEISSELSTSLGQTRKVVYNQLLLQRTQLQAELAGAKTINEETLRGLNSQLGSLNSQQRLIKLQQVKRQQQLTLAKRQLEKLRTMRQQGFASNQQVDEQDNNVLEASARLQDTDRQAMDLEQRIFSIKQQLREQPLNSLSQQRDITRRLADIEQSIAENESRRAIIVTAAQSGKVGTLLSKLGQVVNTGQPLLYILPEGNQLQARIMVGSRSIGFINPGQKVVLRYEAYPYQKFGVQHGTVAEVSTATLSPQEVMSITGDNNVQEKLYQVTVNLDKQDISLYGKNVPLRSGIRLEADFLIEKRNIIEWVFEPLYALGHRL, via the coding sequence ATGACAGATTCACTTTTCCGACAAGAAGCGCTGGATGCGCAAAAAAATAAAATGATGGGCTCCGTATCGCTCTATTGTCCGCCGTGGCGCTGGCTGGTGATTTCGCTGGTCGCCATCATGACAATGGTTGTGGTGAGTTTTCTTGTCTTTGGTAGTTACACCAAGCGTGAGACGGCCAACGGGCAACTTTTACCTAGCCAAGGCGTTTATAATGTCAGCGCGCCGGTAACCGGGACGGTGACCAAAATGTTGGTAAAAGAAGGCAGCCAAGTCACCCGGGGCATGCCGTTGCTGGAGATTTCATCCGAGCTATCAACCTCTCTCGGTCAAACCCGCAAGGTTGTCTATAACCAACTGCTGCTACAACGTACGCAATTGCAGGCCGAGCTGGCGGGCGCAAAGACCATTAATGAAGAGACGTTACGTGGATTAAACAGCCAACTGGGCTCATTGAATAGCCAGCAGCGTTTAATAAAGTTACAGCAGGTTAAACGTCAGCAACAACTTACCCTGGCAAAACGGCAACTGGAAAAGCTGCGCACCATGCGCCAGCAAGGGTTTGCCTCAAACCAGCAAGTGGATGAGCAAGATAATAATGTGCTGGAAGCCAGTGCCCGCCTACAGGATACCGATCGGCAGGCGATGGATTTAGAGCAGCGGATATTCTCGATTAAGCAACAATTACGTGAACAACCGCTTAATTCGCTGAGCCAACAACGCGATATTACGCGTAGGTTAGCGGACATTGAACAATCCATCGCTGAAAATGAGTCTCGTCGCGCGATTATTGTCACCGCCGCTCAATCTGGAAAGGTAGGAACCCTGCTGAGTAAATTGGGTCAAGTGGTCAATACAGGTCAGCCGCTGCTGTATATCCTGCCCGAAGGTAATCAATTACAAGCCCGGATTATGGTTGGTAGCCGCTCAATCGGCTTTATCAATCCAGGCCAAAAGGTCGTTTTGCGCTATGAAGCCTATCCTTACCAGAAATTTGGCGTGCAGCACGGAACCGTGGCCGAAGTCTCTACCGCCACACTCTCTCCACAAGAAGTGATGTCAATTACGGGTGACAACAATGTTCAGGAAAAGCTCTATCAAGTTACGGTTAATTTAGATAAGCAAGATATCTCCCTCTACGGTAAAAACGTTCCATTGCGTTCCGGTATAAGGCTAGAGGCCGACTTCTTAATTGAAAAACGTAATATTATCGAATGGGTATTTGAACCTTTATACGCTTTAGGCCATCGCCTTTAA
- a CDS encoding TolC family outer membrane protein translates to MKFRISFFIGLFISHSATADTLLDAVRAAGASNAEIQAAIYQQLAGNEKRWQGLAGLLPTIQLGGSYTQQDQPRASYAAKVTRHDSSISLSQPLFDLTKYADYMRGKAMSESAEIELMKAQEKLISDVADAYANVLYQQEVLNAARHASKAYQHQLAQAQAAIKLGDATRIDIDEAQANLDVSQAKVIEAENELLTAGAQYQRLTGLNYAHIEAISPHCLLQNAPEATNSEKALFNQALAHNVDIKQAITQLNIAKSDVFATHSAHLPVVRFQASYGTNWSRGEGENELDRWFGTTSKTTNTNVGVTVSVPLFSGGLQLSQSREAVYKKEQARYQLIDIQQKIKQELRTSTLNIHNGRMLLTSSQKVIQSEGNKVNSTLKGKEMGLRTQMDELNARQRYYEAVKNNAEARYKLLTAKLTRARILGELGHLSLAKITCSN, encoded by the coding sequence ATGAAGTTTAGAATCTCTTTTTTTATCGGCCTGTTTATCTCTCACTCGGCGACGGCGGATACTTTACTGGACGCCGTCCGCGCCGCAGGGGCATCAAATGCGGAGATTCAGGCGGCGATTTATCAACAATTGGCGGGCAATGAAAAACGCTGGCAAGGTTTGGCCGGGCTACTGCCAACCATCCAGCTTGGCGGTTCTTACACCCAACAGGATCAACCCCGCGCCTCCTACGCGGCGAAAGTCACACGGCATGATTCGAGCATTTCGCTTTCCCAGCCTCTTTTCGACCTCACTAAGTATGCCGATTACATGCGTGGAAAAGCGATGAGCGAAAGTGCCGAGATCGAACTGATGAAAGCGCAAGAGAAGCTGATTAGTGACGTTGCCGATGCTTATGCCAATGTGCTTTATCAACAAGAAGTGTTAAATGCAGCGCGCCATGCTTCGAAAGCTTATCAGCATCAACTGGCGCAAGCACAAGCTGCGATAAAGCTCGGCGATGCGACACGCATCGATATTGATGAAGCACAGGCCAATTTAGATGTTTCACAAGCCAAGGTGATTGAGGCGGAAAATGAACTGCTGACCGCCGGAGCACAATATCAGCGTTTAACCGGGCTTAATTACGCCCACATTGAGGCGATTTCACCACACTGTTTACTGCAAAATGCGCCTGAGGCCACCAACAGCGAAAAGGCCTTATTTAATCAGGCTTTGGCACATAATGTTGATATTAAACAAGCGATAACCCAGCTTAACATTGCCAAGTCAGACGTCTTCGCGACCCATAGCGCTCATTTGCCGGTGGTGCGTTTTCAGGCCAGTTACGGCACCAACTGGAGCCGGGGTGAAGGCGAAAATGAACTTGACCGCTGGTTCGGTACAACGTCAAAAACGACCAATACAAATGTTGGCGTAACGGTCTCAGTTCCGCTATTTAGCGGGGGTTTACAGCTATCACAATCGCGTGAGGCAGTGTACAAAAAAGAGCAAGCCCGTTATCAATTGATAGATATTCAGCAAAAAATTAAGCAAGAGCTGCGTACTTCGACACTGAATATCCATAATGGTCGAATGTTATTAACTTCCAGCCAAAAGGTAATTCAATCTGAAGGAAATAAAGTCAACTCTACTCTGAAGGGAAAAGAAATGGGGTTACGAACGCAAATGGACGAATTAAATGCCCGGCAACGCTATTACGAAGCGGTTAAAAATAACGCTGAAGCGCGCTATAAACTCCTCACCGCCAAACTTACCCGGGCGCGTATTTTAGGCGAACTCGGCCATTTATCTCTTGCAAAAATTACCTGTTCGAATTAA
- a CDS encoding response regulator transcription factor, with the protein MLSSTVAIMHPYPLVLGALSSLFNNEDRFNVIHICLSYEQLFSAVSINKVDLVVIDIETNTLNESRITMFSRLLSTRVNTKIVILIDKIQNEMINTLKDLGVSAIVSKKEQSGELLSACDRILALNEFYVSEKIKDISEKSGEASFGLSDKEMEIIKLIVSGHTLAEVAELKNRSLSTISTHKYNAMRKLGLGSNAELMKFAYENHLLS; encoded by the coding sequence ATGCTAAGTTCAACCGTTGCTATCATGCACCCTTACCCACTGGTGTTAGGTGCCCTCTCCTCTTTATTTAATAACGAAGACAGGTTTAACGTTATTCATATCTGCCTGAGCTATGAACAATTATTTAGTGCGGTCAGCATCAACAAGGTTGACTTGGTGGTGATTGACATTGAAACCAACACACTAAACGAAAGTAGAATCACGATGTTTAGTCGGCTGTTAAGCACCCGCGTGAATACGAAAATCGTTATCCTTATCGACAAGATACAAAATGAGATGATTAACACCTTAAAAGATCTGGGTGTATCCGCCATCGTGAGTAAAAAGGAGCAGTCTGGCGAACTATTATCCGCCTGCGATCGCATTCTGGCATTGAATGAGTTTTACGTTTCAGAAAAAATAAAAGATATTAGCGAAAAATCAGGCGAAGCCAGTTTCGGATTATCCGATAAAGAGATGGAAATCATTAAACTTATCGTTTCTGGTCATACACTCGCCGAGGTGGCTGAATTAAAAAATCGATCCCTCAGTACCATTTCAACGCATAAATACAATGCGATGCGCAAGCTTGGTCTTGGCTCCAACGCAGAGCTAATGAAATTTGCCTACGAAAATCATTTGCTTTCGTGA
- a CDS encoding winged helix-turn-helix domain-containing protein has product MSALIYRIIGKDYFFIVNHEVGMTTLTSYPLSSPWENAVPHRTVVLKPTESRLLMLLLLQGGHTVTKATIMESVWKNKVVTDNSLRQVILSLRSILDDRVKPHHVLKNVPGIGYNIMNSECIGCSRQDDAVQEEPGTSIDGETNNVSLFKKIWRIFMAF; this is encoded by the coding sequence ATGAGTGCACTTATCTATCGCATCATCGGAAAAGATTATTTTTTTATTGTTAATCATGAAGTTGGAATGACAACTTTAACTTCCTATCCTTTAAGTTCGCCGTGGGAAAACGCGGTTCCTCATCGTACAGTGGTGCTAAAGCCAACCGAATCACGTCTGCTAATGTTGCTTCTTTTACAGGGCGGCCACACGGTGACTAAAGCCACCATTATGGAGAGTGTTTGGAAAAATAAGGTCGTGACGGACAACAGCTTACGTCAGGTGATCCTTTCGCTGCGCAGTATATTGGACGATCGTGTCAAGCCCCATCACGTGCTGAAAAATGTGCCTGGCATTGGGTACAACATAATGAATAGCGAATGTATAGGTTGTTCTCGGCAAGACGATGCAGTACAGGAAGAGCCGGGAACATCTATCGACGGGGAGACTAACAACGTATCGTTGTTTAAAAAAATCTGGCGAATTTTCATGGCTTTCTGA
- a CDS encoding HlyD family secretion protein, translating into MKLDINYMCLKWTVIETGCEFNDKESAAYMDIFSHTFLFSVAIASVTLLSACEESNRDYLQGYVEGEFVYVSAESAGRIGTIFVKRGQQISAGDKLAALDDDIQQKQHEIVNKTLNSEISLLNNLEKGARQAELDILIAQISQAKQDAKIAKSKLTKYEKLREKGYVSDFELEQAQADNHLKQQRIAELSSQLKNKQQPSRSDEIAAQKAKMEASRLQVEKSQLEMRRRQIFSPVAAEVYDIIHHDGEVVSAGTPILSLLPPESVKIRFFVPHAKLARVSVGSLVRVKVDGAPSLIDAKVQFISPKAEYAPPVIFSSSQKERLVFMVEATTLQPQEPIRLGLPVEVML; encoded by the coding sequence TTGAAATTAGACATCAATTATATGTGTTTAAAATGGACAGTGATTGAAACTGGTTGTGAATTTAACGATAAAGAAAGTGCGGCTTATATGGATATTTTTTCTCATACTTTTTTGTTTTCTGTGGCAATTGCCAGCGTAACACTACTTTCTGCCTGTGAGGAATCTAATCGGGATTATTTACAAGGCTATGTGGAAGGTGAGTTCGTTTATGTCTCTGCGGAGAGCGCTGGCAGGATTGGCACTATTTTTGTAAAGCGAGGGCAGCAGATCTCCGCTGGCGATAAACTGGCCGCGCTTGATGATGATATTCAGCAAAAACAGCATGAAATTGTCAATAAAACACTAAATTCGGAAATTTCATTGCTGAATAATTTGGAAAAGGGCGCGCGTCAGGCTGAGTTAGATATTCTCATTGCCCAAATTTCACAGGCAAAGCAGGATGCGAAAATTGCGAAATCGAAATTAACTAAATATGAAAAACTTCGAGAAAAAGGCTATGTTTCCGATTTTGAACTGGAACAAGCTCAAGCCGATAATCATCTTAAGCAGCAGAGGATTGCCGAATTATCTTCTCAGTTGAAAAATAAACAGCAGCCGTCTCGTAGCGATGAAATCGCGGCGCAAAAGGCAAAAATGGAAGCTTCGCGGCTGCAAGTAGAAAAAAGTCAGCTAGAAATGCGTCGCCGTCAAATTTTCAGCCCGGTCGCTGCTGAAGTTTACGATATTATCCACCACGACGGCGAGGTGGTTAGTGCGGGGACGCCAATTCTCTCTTTATTGCCGCCAGAGTCGGTAAAAATCCGCTTTTTTGTCCCTCACGCCAAACTCGCGCGCGTTTCCGTTGGCAGCCTTGTTCGGGTCAAGGTGGATGGGGCGCCCTCACTCATTGATGCTAAAGTCCAGTTTATCTCGCCAAAAGCCGAATATGCGCCGCCGGTTATTTTCAGCAGTTCGCAAAAAGAACGGCTGGTGTTTATGGTTGAAGCAACCACTCTACAGCCGCAAGAACCGATTCGTCTGGGGTTGCCTGTTGAGGTTATGTTGTAA
- a CDS encoding ABC transporter ATP-binding protein, with protein sequence MDYCIRLEKINKSFKTKHVVKDLTLDIPRGKITGFLGPNGSGKTTSMRMMCGLLRPDSGNGSCFGYDIFRQREKIKPLIGYMTQSFTLWENLSVKENLYFLAKLRNIPNARRQVARLIARFNLQRFDNVLTAHLSGGWRQRVSLAASILHSPKVILLDEPTAGVDPYARREFWKVLHELSNDGMTILVSTHYMDEAERCHHLAWMSYGRLLAAGTAETIIRSQGLTTFAVRGPTLTDLECALGELEPVEQTVIFSGTLYVTGKDYQSLHRALQQLPSAYAIEKTSTTLEDSFAHLMKKVMPS encoded by the coding sequence ATGGATTACTGTATCCGATTAGAAAAGATTAATAAGTCATTTAAAACTAAGCATGTTGTAAAAGATTTAACGTTGGATATTCCGCGCGGAAAAATTACCGGGTTTCTGGGTCCCAATGGCAGTGGCAAAACTACCTCAATGCGCATGATGTGCGGGCTGTTGCGCCCAGACTCCGGCAACGGAAGCTGTTTCGGTTATGACATTTTCCGCCAGCGTGAAAAAATCAAACCGTTGATTGGTTATATGACACAAAGTTTTACGCTGTGGGAAAACCTGTCAGTAAAAGAGAACCTCTATTTTTTAGCCAAGCTACGCAATATTCCAAATGCCAGGCGCCAAGTGGCGCGGCTGATTGCGCGCTTTAACCTTCAACGTTTCGATAATGTGCTGACGGCGCATCTCTCCGGCGGCTGGCGTCAGCGTGTATCGCTGGCCGCCAGTATTCTTCATTCACCCAAAGTGATTTTATTGGATGAACCTACCGCCGGCGTCGATCCCTATGCCCGACGCGAATTCTGGAAGGTATTGCATGAGTTATCAAACGACGGCATGACCATTTTAGTCAGTACTCACTATATGGATGAGGCAGAACGCTGCCATCACTTGGCGTGGATGTCCTACGGTAGATTGCTGGCGGCGGGCACGGCAGAAACCATCATCCGTTCGCAAGGCTTGACGACATTTGCCGTTCGCGGCCCGACGTTGACCGATCTGGAGTGTGCTTTAGGGGAACTGGAGCCGGTTGAACAAACCGTTATCTTCAGCGGCACGTTATATGTCACTGGGAAAGATTATCAGTCGTTACATCGCGCATTGCAGCAATTACCCTCTGCCTATGCGATTGAAAAGACCTCGACTACTCTGGAAGACTCTTTCGCTCATCTGATGAAAAAGGTGATGCCGTCATGA
- a CDS encoding ABC transporter permease, which translates to MKCFQRQYCIFSIFLKELIEIRRDKITLLMIFAIPIVNLFILGFSVNSDPREVRTALIDHDRSSLSRTLIAGMTNTEYFAVRHADSEKQATQWFQQGNVQFVVVIPAGFGKALLAEKQPSLYVQTDATDPAATANATQALIALLDTVFSNDTKAIPELQTYGKSLVSPVIHKMFNPEGVARFNVVPGLIGVILSIILILMTSLSVLRERERGSIIHIINSPATALDLLLGKTLPYFLVGALQAVLIVSVATLIMRVPLHGAWFSLGVLIGLFILLSLAVGIIFSTITSSQLQAMQLSSFYFLISTMLSGFMTPFFGMPGWSQFFGSLLPMTWFLRLVRGVMLKGYTLSEMSNDFILLTALTFALVLLAYFLFSRALRRV; encoded by the coding sequence ATGAAATGTTTTCAGCGGCAATATTGTATTTTCTCGATTTTTTTAAAAGAGTTAATTGAAATACGACGTGATAAAATCACCTTGTTAATGATCTTTGCGATCCCGATCGTCAATCTGTTTATTCTCGGTTTTTCAGTGAATAGCGACCCGCGAGAAGTACGCACTGCGTTAATCGATCATGACCGCTCGTCGCTGAGTCGCACGCTGATTGCGGGTATGACGAATACTGAATATTTTGCTGTGCGCCATGCGGACAGTGAAAAGCAGGCGACACAGTGGTTTCAGCAAGGCAACGTGCAGTTTGTGGTGGTGATCCCTGCCGGGTTTGGTAAAGCGCTACTGGCAGAGAAGCAGCCGTCGCTGTATGTGCAAACCGATGCGACCGATCCGGCCGCCACCGCCAACGCCACGCAGGCATTGATCGCCTTATTGGATACGGTTTTCAGTAATGACACGAAAGCGATTCCTGAGTTGCAAACTTACGGAAAATCGTTAGTTAGTCCGGTCATTCATAAAATGTTTAATCCGGAGGGCGTGGCGCGTTTCAATGTGGTTCCGGGGCTGATCGGCGTGATCCTATCGATTATTTTGATACTGATGACCAGCCTGTCGGTGCTGCGTGAGCGTGAACGCGGATCGATTATCCATATTATTAATTCGCCGGCTACCGCGCTGGATCTGTTGTTGGGCAAAACGTTGCCATACTTCCTGGTTGGAGCCCTACAGGCGGTGCTTATTGTTAGCGTAGCCACCTTAATCATGCGCGTACCGCTTCATGGCGCTTGGTTTTCATTGGGGGTTTTAATTGGCTTATTTATTCTTTTGTCATTAGCGGTGGGCATTATTTTCTCGACCATTACCAGCAGCCAGTTACAGGCCATGCAACTGTCTTCATTTTATTTTCTTATCTCGACCATGTTGTCGGGTTTTATGACGCCGTTTTTTGGCATGCCTGGCTGGTCGCAATTCTTCGGTTCTCTGCTGCCGATGACGTGGTTTTTACGGCTGGTACGTGGAGTGATGCTGAAAGGCTATACGCTGAGTGAGATGAGTAATGATTTTATATTACTCACCGCGTTAACCTTCGCACTGGTATTGCTGGCCTACTTCCTCTTCAGTCGGGCACTAAGGAGAGTCTAA
- a CDS encoding DeoR/GlpR family DNA-binding transcription regulator, producing the protein MHKAARQRYLLDSLSEKGQMSVAELAAKLRVSADTVRRDLVELERQGLAQKNHGGAIALDLPAMNRQGRNSLLPQTKRGLGEAVAAEIPAGSTLILDAGSTVLAVAAALRGPATVITASLDVAQCLSERSDIHLILLGGSWDARQRLFAGSATLAMLARYRADIVVLGACAIHAQLGLSASQEADGEVKRAMLAASAQHWLVADHLKLNHCEPHLVAELSAIDRLFIDRPWDELGEHSTVDVNVTAFPNAGERYD; encoded by the coding sequence ATGCATAAAGCAGCCAGACAGCGCTATTTGCTTGATTCACTCAGTGAAAAGGGACAAATGAGCGTCGCCGAACTCGCAGCAAAACTGCGGGTTTCTGCCGATACGGTACGACGCGATTTGGTGGAACTGGAACGTCAGGGCCTGGCGCAGAAAAATCATGGCGGCGCGATTGCGCTCGATCTTCCGGCGATGAATCGGCAGGGGCGCAATAGCCTCTTACCGCAGACCAAACGCGGTTTGGGAGAGGCGGTAGCGGCGGAGATCCCTGCCGGTAGCACTTTGATCCTTGATGCCGGCAGCACGGTATTGGCGGTTGCCGCCGCGCTGCGTGGCCCTGCAACAGTAATTACTGCCTCGCTGGATGTGGCGCAGTGCCTGAGCGAACGCTCGGACATTCACCTTATTCTGCTGGGCGGAAGCTGGGATGCGCGTCAACGTCTGTTTGCCGGGAGCGCGACCCTCGCCATGTTGGCTCGCTATCGCGCCGATATTGTGGTGCTTGGCGCTTGCGCGATTCATGCGCAACTCGGTCTTAGCGCCAGCCAGGAAGCCGATGGCGAAGTGAAACGCGCCATGCTGGCTGCCAGCGCGCAACATTGGTTGGTTGCCGACCATCTCAAACTTAATCATTGCGAACCCCATCTGGTGGCGGAGTTATCGGCGATCGATCGCCTATTCATTGACCGTCCGTGGGACGAATTAGGTGAACACAGTACCGTCGATGTTAACGTCACCGCCTTTCCTAACGCAGGAGAAAGATATGACTAA